A window from Primulina huaijiensis isolate GDHJ02 chromosome 11, ASM1229523v2, whole genome shotgun sequence encodes these proteins:
- the LOC140988961 gene encoding gamma-glutamyl peptidase 5-like, producing the protein MGGQKFAVLLCAEDSDYVKKMYGGYYGVFVRMLREEGEVWDLFRVSKGEFPTDDEIGGYEGFVITGSCNDAHGSDIWICKLVILLRKLDAMKKKVLGICFGHQILGRALGGKTGRATTGWDIGIRKVEFLPSQVFTSLKIPASLSIVEFHRDEVWEIPPKAEVLAWSNKTGVEMFRCGNHVMGIQGHPEYTKDIVLHIIDRLLNLKLIEETLGEEAKARLESGEPDREAWKKLCVSFLKGRL; encoded by the exons ATGGGTGGCCAGAAGTTCGCCGTTCTCCTGTGCGCGGAGGATTCCGACTACGTGAAGAAGATGTACGGCGGCTACTACGGGGTTTTCGTGAGAATGCTGCGGGAGGAGGGGGAGGTGTGGGACCTGTTCAGGGTCTCCAAGGGCGAGTTCCCGACGGACGACGAGATCGGCGGATACGAAGGATTCGTGATCACCGGAAGTTGCAATGACGCGCACGGGAGCGACATCTGGATCTGCAAGCTGGTGATTTTGCTGAGGAAATTGGACGCCATGAAGAAGAAAGTCCTCGGGATTTGCTTCGGCCACcag ATTTTGGGACGAGCACTGGGTGGAAAGACGGGCAGGGCGACCACAGGATGGGACATCGGAATCAGGAAAGTTGAATTCTTGCCATCGCAAGTATTCACTTCTCTGAAAATACCGGCTTCCCTCTCTATCGTCGAGTTCCATAGGGATGAG GTATGGGAAATCCCTCCAAAAGCTGAGGTCCTAGCTTGGTCAAACAAGACCGGAGTTGAGATGTTTAGGTGTGGCAATCACGTTATGGGAATCCAAGGCCATCCCGAGTATACTAAAGACATCGTTCTACACATAATTGATCGCCTTCTCAATCTCAAGCTCATCGAG GAGACTCTTGGTGAAGAGGCCAAGGCTAGGTTAGAGTCTGGTGAACCAGACAGGGAGGCGTGGAAGAAACTATGCGTAAGCTTCCTTAAAGGGAGATTGTGA